The proteins below are encoded in one region of Streptomyces ficellus:
- a CDS encoding monodechloroaminopyrrolnitrin synthase PrnB family protein — protein sequence MTLYDLVAPGPDTCAEPRYRITEIRDADPLGADALLAALPAMNRDADVPALTVALRALVPEPDRVAEWCVIEALAAMRDLGMLLGSLKRHGVQPLAVVPEVLPVLEELARRTDMVPRDTVHHYTAWNPLGPRQRMYTGHEMEGHLQEAVRMVFPSLVAALDTCGQLARLEPYDPGFALALDRTADHVQAMVDSIDFTVANVSPAYFAGTLRPYFEEIDVAGRDYLGPAAAQVPLWLVDLTVWQCDRSHPAYDAFLAESVEYSLPSWRAFHATHRGGVSAVSKLSAALSWETVHRLPLPLVQSAHSLARVLRILKTFRARHIGIARKAYSDELRMYDQGSGGAPVALLRSVLDLTRDNETLVRHAMERPRPTAA from the coding sequence TTGACCCTGTACGACCTCGTCGCGCCCGGTCCCGACACCTGTGCCGAACCGCGCTACCGCATCACCGAGATACGCGACGCCGACCCGCTCGGCGCCGACGCGCTGCTCGCCGCGCTCCCCGCGATGAACCGGGACGCCGACGTCCCCGCGCTGACCGTCGCCCTGCGCGCCCTCGTACCCGAACCCGACCGGGTCGCCGAGTGGTGCGTCATCGAGGCGCTCGCCGCGATGCGCGACCTCGGCATGCTGCTCGGCTCCCTCAAGCGGCACGGCGTCCAGCCGCTCGCCGTCGTCCCCGAGGTCCTCCCCGTACTGGAGGAGCTGGCCCGGCGCACCGACATGGTGCCCCGCGACACCGTGCACCACTACACCGCCTGGAACCCGCTCGGCCCGCGACAGCGGATGTACACCGGCCACGAGATGGAGGGCCACCTCCAGGAAGCCGTCCGGATGGTCTTCCCCAGCCTCGTCGCCGCGCTCGACACCTGCGGCCAGCTGGCCCGCCTCGAACCGTACGACCCCGGATTCGCCCTCGCCCTGGACCGCACCGCGGACCACGTCCAGGCGATGGTGGACTCCATCGACTTCACCGTCGCCAACGTGTCACCGGCCTACTTCGCCGGCACGCTGCGCCCCTACTTCGAGGAGATCGACGTCGCCGGCCGCGACTACCTCGGCCCGGCCGCCGCCCAGGTGCCGCTGTGGCTGGTCGACCTGACGGTCTGGCAGTGCGACCGCTCCCACCCCGCCTACGACGCCTTCCTCGCCGAATCGGTCGAGTACAGCCTGCCGTCCTGGCGGGCCTTCCACGCCACCCACCGGGGCGGCGTCTCCGCCGTCAGCAAGCTGTCCGCCGCCCTGAGCTGGGAGACCGTCCACCGGCTGCCGCTCCCGCTCGTCCAGTCCGCCCACTCCCTGGCGCGGGTGCTGCGCATCCTCAAGACGTTCCGCGCCCGCCACATCGGCATCGCCCGCAAGGCCTACAGCGACGAGCTGCGGATGTACGACCAGGGCAGCGGCGGCGCACCGGTCGCGCTGCTGCGCTCCGTGCTCGACCTGACCAGGGACAACGAGACGCTGGTGCGCCACGCCATGGAGCGCCCGCGCCCCACGGCCGCGTGA
- a CDS encoding MFS transporter — protein MSGPGGPRGTQGALGLLAATQLLMIMDTAIVNVALPSVGDDLDAGSAALSWVANAYLITFGGLLLLGGRAADLLGHRRLFTAGLALLAAASAAGGLAPSTGALIAARAAQGAGAALAAAAAFALLLNHFPDGPARHRALGAFAAMGGLGGVLGTVLGGVLTDLLGWRSTFWLNVAVAAVLGLLALRLLDGGTRGAEPGFDLLGALTATGGLGLVAYALVGRSLPAGAAGLALLAAFAVVETRAARPLVPPAVLKRPALRLAGGLGALAQMALFPMFFLVSLYLQTVLEQSPLAGGLGLLPLSLVVVATAPLTGRLIRRLGLGRTMTAGFALLFAGMLWLALSLSAHGTFATTVLAPSLVLGAALPLVMVTTNVAAAAEAASEETGLASGLINTSQQFGSVLGLAVLVAVATTCTGTATPQAETAGFQAALLVGAAFAAAAALLSVRLRLPAPAPATPRQDRVGDPR, from the coding sequence ATGAGCGGCCCCGGGGGACCACGGGGCACCCAGGGTGCGCTGGGCCTGCTGGCCGCCACCCAGCTCCTCATGATCATGGACACGGCGATCGTCAACGTCGCCCTGCCGTCCGTCGGCGACGACCTCGACGCCGGCTCCGCCGCCCTGTCGTGGGTGGCCAACGCCTACCTCATCACCTTCGGCGGGCTGCTCCTCCTCGGCGGCCGCGCCGCCGACCTCCTCGGCCACCGCCGGCTGTTCACCGCCGGGCTCGCGCTGCTGGCCGCCGCCTCCGCCGCGGGCGGCCTCGCCCCGTCCACCGGCGCCCTGATCGCCGCCCGCGCCGCCCAGGGCGCCGGTGCCGCACTCGCCGCGGCGGCCGCGTTCGCCCTGCTGCTCAACCACTTCCCGGACGGCCCCGCCCGGCACCGGGCGCTCGGCGCGTTCGCCGCCATGGGCGGCCTCGGCGGCGTCCTCGGCACCGTCCTCGGCGGTGTCCTCACCGACCTGCTCGGCTGGCGCTCCACCTTCTGGCTGAACGTGGCCGTCGCCGCGGTGCTCGGCCTGCTCGCCCTGCGCCTCCTGGACGGCGGCACCCGCGGCGCCGAGCCCGGCTTCGACCTGCTCGGCGCGCTCACCGCCACCGGCGGGCTCGGCCTCGTCGCCTACGCCCTCGTCGGCCGCAGCCTGCCCGCCGGTGCCGCGGGGCTCGCCCTGCTCGCCGCCTTCGCCGTCGTGGAGACCCGCGCCGCCCGGCCGCTCGTACCGCCCGCCGTGCTGAAACGGCCCGCGCTGCGCCTCGCCGGCGGCCTCGGCGCCCTCGCCCAGATGGCGCTGTTCCCCATGTTCTTCCTGGTCAGCCTCTACCTCCAGACCGTCCTGGAGCAGTCCCCGCTGGCCGGCGGCCTCGGCCTGCTCCCGCTGTCCCTGGTCGTCGTCGCCACCGCCCCGCTGACCGGCCGTCTCATCCGGCGCCTCGGCCTCGGCCGGACCATGACCGCCGGCTTCGCGCTGCTGTTCGCCGGCATGCTCTGGCTCGCCCTGTCCCTGAGCGCGCACGGCACCTTCGCCACCACCGTCCTCGCACCCAGCCTCGTGCTGGGAGCCGCCCTGCCGCTGGTCATGGTCACCACCAATGTGGCCGCCGCGGCAGAGGCCGCGTCAGAGGAGACCGGCCTGGCCTCCGGGCTGATCAACACCAGCCAGCAGTTCGGATCCGTCCTGGGCCTGGCCGTGCTCGTGGCCGTGGCCACCACCTGTACCGGCACGGCCACACCCCAGGCCGAAACCGCCGGCTTCCAGGCGGCGCTGCTCGTCGGCGCCGCCTTCGCCGCCGCGGCCGCACTGCTGTCCGTACGGCTGCGCCTGCCCGCGCCGGCACCGGCGACGCCACGCCAGGACCGGGTGGGCGACCCGCGGTGA
- a CDS encoding SDR family oxidoreductase, whose protein sequence is MSEQNQMRVAVVGATGFQGGAVARLLTERDHRVRTLSRRPEGDRPPLPGVSCATGDLGDAEAVRQLFTGATHAAVVMPLVYEAKRVRAYARNVAEAAVEAGVRRLVYNANTRVPRSATDVAAFETRRIAEEVLRESGVPLVVLRPPVYLDNLFSPWNGPALVNDGVLAYPLPADVPAAWLSHRDLARAVYAALTVDGVEGRTYDIGGVRALTGDELADAFGRGLGRTVRYRALAPHIFEQGLAQAVGPVAAAGVAGIYHYMAAGHEPLLMAGDDGLSARVLSVTPTPADEWVSRQPWQIWANDPEEQDAQTLT, encoded by the coding sequence ATGTCCGAGCAGAATCAGATGCGGGTCGCGGTGGTGGGAGCGACCGGCTTCCAGGGCGGCGCGGTCGCCCGTCTGCTGACCGAGCGTGACCACCGGGTGCGTACGCTCTCCCGCCGTCCCGAGGGCGACCGGCCCCCGCTGCCCGGCGTCTCGTGCGCCACGGGCGACCTGGGCGACGCCGAGGCGGTGCGCCAGCTGTTCACCGGGGCCACCCACGCCGCGGTGGTGATGCCGCTGGTGTACGAGGCGAAGCGGGTGCGCGCGTACGCCCGGAACGTCGCGGAGGCGGCCGTGGAGGCCGGGGTGCGGCGGCTGGTCTACAACGCCAACACCCGGGTGCCGCGGTCGGCCACCGACGTGGCGGCGTTCGAGACGCGCCGGATCGCCGAGGAGGTGCTGCGGGAGAGCGGGGTGCCGCTGGTGGTGCTGCGCCCGCCGGTCTACCTGGACAACCTGTTCAGTCCGTGGAACGGCCCGGCGCTGGTCAACGACGGCGTCCTCGCCTACCCGCTGCCGGCCGACGTGCCGGCGGCGTGGCTCTCGCACCGGGACCTGGCGCGGGCGGTGTACGCGGCGCTCACGGTGGACGGCGTGGAGGGGCGGACGTACGACATCGGCGGCGTACGGGCGCTGACGGGTGATGAGCTGGCGGACGCGTTCGGCCGGGGGCTGGGGCGCACGGTGCGCTACCGCGCGCTGGCGCCGCACATCTTCGAACAGGGGCTCGCGCAGGCGGTCGGCCCGGTCGCGGCGGCCGGGGTGGCGGGCATCTACCACTACATGGCGGCGGGCCACGAGCCGTTGCTGATGGCGGGTGACGACGGCCTGTCGGCCCGGGTGCTGTCGGTGACGCCCACCCCGGCCGACGAGTGGGTGTCGCGGCAGCCGTGGCAGATCTGGGCGAACGACCCGGAGGAGCAGGACGCCCAGACGCTCACCTGA
- a CDS encoding glycosyltransferase family 1 protein: protein MKAIRRFTVRPVLPDPLRPLSDLARNLRWSWHAETRELFQAVDPEWWRAAGGDPVRLLGSVSAARLAELARDRRFLRRLSAAADDLDDYLRGRRWYQNHSLPDGDLPAAVAYFSPEFGVTAALPQYSGGLGILAGDHLKAASDLGVPLIGVGLLYRHGYFRQSLSRDGWQLEHYPLLDPNEMPVSLLRRTDGTPVRVSLALPGGRCLHAHIWVAQVGRVPLLMLDSDVEENGPSERDVTDRLYGGGSEHRLLQEMLLGIGGVRAVRAYCELTGHPAPEVFHTNEGHAGFLGLERIRELSEEGVEFDAALEAVRAGTVFTTHTPVPAGIDRFDRDLVARHFGDGAELPGVDVERILQLGRETYPGGEPNLFNMAVMGLRLAQRANGVSTLHGAVSREMFAGLWPGFDPDEVPITSITNGVHAPTWVAPEVFRLGARRIGTQRAEDALSVGGTQRWDAVGEIADAEIWDLRRELRDQLVTEVRTRLRASWRQRGAGSAELGWIDSVLDPDVLTIGFARRVPSYKRLTLMLRDRDRLTQMLLHPERPVQIVVAGKAHPADDGGKRLVRELVRFADDPRVRHRIVFLPDYGMGMAQKLYPGCDVWLNNPLRPLEACGTSGMKAALNGCLNLSVLDGWWDEWYEPDFGWAIPTADGPTTDEDRRDDLEANALYELIEKRVAPRFYDRGANGLPERWIEMVRRTLANLGPKVLAGRMVREYVERLYAPAALAHRALDRDAAGELAAWKARVRAAWPRVAVDHVEVDEANGVAELGSTLALRVRVALGDLQPEDVEVQAVAGRVDTDDRLRDAQTVPLKPAGGPDQQGRWVYEGPLTLDRTGPFGYTVRILPTHRLLAAGADLGLVAMPTQATGEGAGVLMR, encoded by the coding sequence GTGAAGGCAATCCGTCGATTCACCGTGCGCCCCGTCCTCCCCGACCCGCTGCGGCCGCTCAGCGACCTCGCGCGCAACCTGCGCTGGTCCTGGCACGCCGAGACCCGTGAACTGTTCCAGGCCGTCGACCCCGAATGGTGGCGGGCGGCCGGCGGCGACCCGGTCCGGCTGCTGGGCTCCGTGTCCGCCGCCCGGCTCGCCGAGCTCGCCCGCGACCGGCGCTTCCTGCGCCGCCTGTCCGCCGCCGCCGACGACCTCGACGACTATCTGCGCGGCCGTCGCTGGTACCAGAACCACTCCCTCCCCGACGGCGACCTGCCCGCCGCCGTCGCCTACTTCTCACCCGAGTTCGGCGTCACCGCCGCCCTGCCCCAGTACTCCGGCGGACTCGGCATCCTCGCCGGCGACCACCTCAAGGCCGCCTCCGACCTGGGCGTACCGCTCATCGGGGTCGGCCTGCTCTACCGCCACGGCTACTTCCGCCAGTCGCTCTCCCGGGACGGCTGGCAACTGGAGCACTACCCGCTCCTGGACCCCAACGAGATGCCCGTCAGCCTGCTGCGGCGGACGGACGGCACACCCGTACGGGTCTCGCTCGCCCTGCCCGGCGGCCGCTGCCTGCACGCCCACATCTGGGTGGCCCAGGTCGGCCGCGTACCGCTGCTGATGCTCGACTCGGACGTCGAGGAGAACGGCCCCTCCGAGCGGGACGTCACCGACCGGCTGTACGGCGGCGGCAGCGAGCACCGGCTGCTCCAGGAGATGCTGCTGGGAATAGGAGGTGTCCGGGCGGTACGCGCGTACTGCGAGCTCACCGGCCATCCCGCGCCCGAGGTGTTCCACACCAACGAGGGGCACGCCGGTTTCCTCGGCCTGGAGCGCATCCGGGAACTGAGCGAGGAGGGCGTCGAGTTCGACGCCGCCCTGGAGGCCGTCCGGGCGGGCACGGTCTTCACCACCCACACCCCCGTCCCGGCCGGCATCGACCGGTTCGACCGGGACCTCGTCGCCCGCCACTTCGGCGACGGGGCGGAGCTGCCCGGCGTCGACGTCGAGCGCATCCTCCAGCTGGGCAGGGAGACCTACCCCGGCGGCGAGCCCAACCTCTTCAACATGGCCGTCATGGGCCTGCGCCTCGCCCAGCGCGCCAACGGCGTGTCCACCCTCCACGGCGCCGTCAGCCGCGAGATGTTCGCCGGCCTGTGGCCCGGCTTCGACCCCGACGAGGTGCCCATCACCTCCATCACCAACGGCGTCCACGCCCCCACCTGGGTGGCGCCCGAGGTGTTCCGGCTCGGCGCCCGCCGGATCGGCACCCAGCGGGCGGAGGACGCGCTGAGCGTCGGCGGCACCCAGCGGTGGGACGCCGTGGGCGAGATCGCCGACGCCGAGATCTGGGACCTGCGGCGCGAGCTGCGCGACCAGCTGGTGACGGAGGTGCGCACCCGGCTGCGCGCCTCCTGGCGGCAGCGCGGCGCCGGGTCGGCCGAGCTGGGCTGGATCGACTCGGTCCTCGACCCCGACGTCCTCACCATCGGGTTCGCCCGCCGGGTCCCCTCGTACAAGCGGCTGACGCTGATGCTGCGGGACCGCGACCGGCTGACGCAGATGCTGCTCCACCCGGAGCGGCCGGTGCAGATCGTCGTCGCGGGCAAGGCCCACCCGGCCGACGACGGCGGCAAGCGGCTGGTGCGGGAGCTGGTGCGGTTCGCCGACGACCCGCGCGTGCGCCACCGGATCGTGTTCCTGCCCGACTACGGGATGGGCATGGCGCAGAAGCTGTACCCGGGCTGCGACGTCTGGCTGAACAACCCGCTGCGCCCGCTGGAGGCCTGCGGCACGTCCGGGATGAAGGCGGCCCTCAACGGCTGCCTGAACCTGTCCGTCCTCGACGGCTGGTGGGACGAGTGGTACGAGCCGGACTTCGGCTGGGCCATCCCCACCGCCGACGGCCCGACCACGGACGAGGACCGGCGCGACGACCTGGAGGCCAACGCGCTCTACGAGCTGATCGAGAAGCGCGTCGCGCCCCGCTTCTACGACCGGGGCGCGAACGGGCTGCCCGAGCGGTGGATCGAGATGGTCCGCCGGACGCTCGCCAACCTGGGCCCCAAGGTGCTCGCGGGGCGCATGGTGCGGGAGTACGTGGAGCGGCTGTACGCCCCGGCGGCCCTCGCGCACCGGGCGCTGGACAGGGACGCCGCCGGTGAGCTGGCCGCGTGGAAGGCCCGGGTGCGGGCCGCGTGGCCGCGCGTGGCGGTCGACCACGTGGAGGTGGACGAGGCCAACGGCGTCGCCGAGCTGGGCTCCACCCTGGCCCTGCGCGTCCGGGTCGCCCTCGGGGACCTCCAGCCGGAGGACGTCGAGGTCCAGGCGGTCGCGGGCCGGGTCGACACCGACGACCGGCTCCGGGACGCCCAGACGGTGCCGCTGAAGCCGGCGGGCGGCCCCGACCAGCAGGGGCGCTGGGTGTACGAGGGCCCGCTCACCCTCGACCGGACCGGCCCCTTCGGGTACACCGTCCGGATACTGCCCACCCACCGCCTGCTCGCCGCGGGCGCCGACCTCGGGCTGGTCGCCATGCCGACGCAGGCCACCGGGGAGGGCGCGGGCGTCCTGATGCGGTAG
- a CDS encoding AraC family transcriptional regulator, whose translation MDTVRTETGNDDRHDDDLLSELLQPLRLTGVFDSRWHARAPWAIEGDAEPGCAILHYIVQGTCWITAEDQPPHELHAGDLAVFPTGTAHRLSDRPDRQGVPLKAVLPERQPGTSSEIRIGGTGPESRLLCAGLHYDASAATGLYKALPWALVLDGSQVRREPLLRDTLRLLATPDRPLGPGDRLITLRAFEMALVLALRPLLREFAENPASLPVLRHPGVSRALVMIATRYAEPWTIESLAREVGMSRSAFTAAFRALVGEAPARHLTGRRMQEAARLLGETSLPQSAVPQRVGYQSAVGFHLAFRKWFGVTPGEYRAGAASAA comes from the coding sequence ATGGACACCGTGCGCACCGAAACAGGGAACGACGACCGGCACGACGACGACCTCCTCAGTGAGCTGTTGCAACCGTTGCGCCTCACCGGCGTTTTCGACAGCCGGTGGCACGCCCGCGCCCCCTGGGCGATCGAGGGGGACGCCGAGCCGGGCTGCGCGATCCTCCACTACATCGTCCAGGGCACCTGCTGGATCACCGCCGAGGACCAGCCGCCGCACGAGCTGCACGCCGGTGACCTGGCCGTGTTCCCCACCGGGACCGCGCACCGGCTGTCCGACCGGCCCGACCGGCAGGGCGTACCGCTCAAGGCCGTCCTGCCCGAGCGGCAGCCCGGCACCTCCAGCGAGATCCGCATCGGCGGCACCGGCCCGGAGAGCCGGCTGCTGTGCGCCGGCCTGCACTACGACGCCAGCGCCGCCACCGGTCTGTACAAGGCGCTGCCCTGGGCGCTGGTCCTCGACGGCTCCCAGGTCCGTCGCGAACCGCTGCTGCGCGACACCCTGCGCCTGCTGGCCACCCCCGACCGGCCCCTCGGCCCCGGCGACCGGCTGATCACCCTGCGGGCCTTCGAGATGGCGCTGGTGCTCGCACTGCGCCCGCTGCTGCGGGAGTTCGCCGAGAACCCGGCCTCCCTGCCCGTGCTGCGCCACCCGGGGGTGAGCAGGGCCCTGGTGATGATCGCGACCCGGTACGCCGAGCCGTGGACCATCGAATCGCTGGCCCGGGAGGTCGGCATGTCCCGCTCCGCGTTCACGGCCGCGTTCCGCGCGCTGGTCGGCGAGGCGCCGGCGCGCCACCTGACCGGGCGGCGCATGCAGGAGGCCGCGCGGCTGCTCGGCGAGACGTCGCTGCCCCAGTCGGCGGTGCCCCAGCGGGTCGGCTACCAGAGCGCGGTGGGTTTCCACCTTGCGTTCCGCAAATGGTTCGGCGTCACTCCGGGTGAGTACCGGGCCGGGGCCGCGAGCGCCGCGTAA
- a CDS encoding 4-hydroxyphenylacetate 3-hydroxylase family protein yields the protein MTRSGHDYLASLRDGREIWLDGERVGDVTSHPAFRNTAASIARLYDLAHDSAHTPVLTQGGVHRAYAIPRSYEDLVARREAYKVWAEASFGFLGRTPDYMAGGAAGFAALPALFRTESYDGSAAALAYHRRLAEGDLYPTFTLTNPQTDRTRSASEQEEDDLVVRVVAEKDGGIVVRGAKMIGTAAVFGNEVIVGTIEPLAPQDVDHAVCFSVPVGTPGLRFLSRTSYEARARSVFDNPLSSRFDENDALLVCDDVFVPWERVLTYRNVDVSFRMWWQTPAYLNFVHQAATRFWTKLEFLTGVAILITKANNTYELPPVTQAIGRLLGKVAQAKAFVLAAEASYEEVDGGRGGVAPGKDISYAQRIMAGELYPRAVQEVKLLAGGGLIQLPASGEDLLHPEIGPLVRKYIRSPGTPAEDRVKLLKLAWDALGSEFAGRHEQYERFYHGAPHVHLMQQAWEGGAPACEALARTCLDGYGLERTR from the coding sequence GTGACGAGGTCCGGGCACGACTATCTGGCGTCGCTGCGCGACGGCCGGGAGATATGGCTCGACGGGGAACGGGTCGGGGACGTCACCTCGCACCCGGCGTTCCGCAACACCGCCGCCTCGATCGCCCGGCTGTACGACCTGGCGCACGACTCCGCGCACACGCCCGTCCTCACCCAGGGCGGTGTCCACCGCGCCTACGCGATCCCGCGCTCCTACGAGGACCTCGTCGCCCGCCGCGAGGCGTACAAGGTGTGGGCCGAGGCGAGCTTCGGCTTCCTGGGCCGCACGCCCGACTACATGGCGGGCGGCGCGGCGGGCTTCGCGGCGCTGCCGGCCCTGTTCCGCACGGAGTCCTACGACGGCTCCGCCGCGGCCCTCGCCTACCACCGGCGGCTCGCCGAGGGCGACCTGTACCCGACGTTCACCCTCACCAACCCGCAGACCGACCGCACCAGGTCCGCCTCCGAGCAGGAGGAGGACGACCTGGTGGTGCGGGTGGTCGCCGAGAAGGACGGCGGGATCGTGGTGCGCGGCGCCAAGATGATCGGCACGGCCGCGGTCTTCGGCAACGAGGTGATCGTCGGCACCATCGAGCCGCTCGCCCCGCAGGACGTCGACCACGCGGTGTGCTTCTCCGTCCCGGTCGGCACGCCGGGCCTGAGGTTCCTCTCCCGGACGTCCTACGAGGCGCGGGCGCGCAGCGTCTTCGACAACCCGCTCTCCTCCCGCTTCGACGAGAACGACGCCCTGCTCGTGTGCGACGACGTGTTCGTGCCCTGGGAGCGGGTGCTGACCTACCGGAACGTCGACGTGTCGTTCCGGATGTGGTGGCAGACCCCCGCGTACCTGAACTTCGTGCACCAGGCCGCCACCCGGTTCTGGACGAAGCTGGAGTTCCTCACCGGCGTCGCCATCCTGATCACCAAGGCCAACAACACCTACGAACTGCCGCCCGTCACCCAGGCCATCGGCCGGCTCCTCGGCAAGGTCGCCCAGGCCAAGGCGTTCGTGCTGGCGGCGGAGGCGTCGTACGAGGAGGTCGACGGCGGGCGGGGCGGTGTCGCGCCCGGCAAGGACATCTCGTACGCCCAGCGCATCATGGCGGGCGAGCTGTACCCGCGGGCCGTGCAGGAGGTGAAGCTCCTCGCGGGCGGCGGCCTCATCCAGCTGCCCGCCTCCGGCGAGGACCTGCTCCACCCGGAGATAGGCCCCCTGGTGCGCAAGTACATCCGCTCGCCCGGCACCCCCGCCGAGGACCGCGTGAAGCTGCTCAAGCTGGCCTGGGACGCGCTCGGCTCGGAGTTCGCCGGCCGCCACGAACAGTACGAACGCTTCTACCACGGCGCCCCGCACGTCCACCTCATGCAGCAGGCGTGGGAGGGCGGCGCGCCCGCCTGCGAGGCGCTGGCCCGGACCTGCCTGGACGGCTACGGCCTGGAGCGCACCCGATGA
- a CDS encoding FAD-dependent monooxygenase has protein sequence MTPHVLIAGGGIAGLTAALALHAAGFHRVTVAEAASEIRPVGAGLNIMPNAVRELDALGLLDTLEADAVRTRELRYYHRSGALISREPRGLRAGYHWPQLSLHRGRLQQVLADAVRHRLGPSALVTGVRVTGLEQLPDGRPRVRLAHREGTRGGRASLEPDVLIGADGIRSAVRAALNPREGEPPWNGQLVWRGVSWLDTRRAGTFMFVAGDDRQKAVVYPMAERPSGEVLVNWALAMPADSIAPTVRRGDWNRAVPVTDVLPHYEGWEFDGVSVPGVLSAAEAAYEYPMVDREPLRRWSHGRTTLIGDAAHAMYPIGSNGATQSIIDARALAHALHHHPDPAVALAAYEAARRPAMTELQRANRRLGPEIVINLAHQRAPGGFTRVDDVISPRERREIAARYATTGAFDPETVNAGSPYEVSVRTP, from the coding sequence ATGACCCCGCACGTCCTCATCGCCGGCGGCGGCATCGCCGGGCTCACCGCCGCCCTCGCCCTGCACGCCGCCGGGTTCCACCGCGTCACCGTCGCCGAGGCGGCGAGCGAGATCCGGCCGGTCGGCGCCGGGCTGAACATCATGCCCAACGCCGTGCGCGAACTCGACGCGCTGGGGCTCCTCGACACGCTGGAGGCCGACGCCGTACGCACCCGGGAACTGCGCTACTACCACCGCTCCGGCGCCCTGATCTCCCGCGAGCCGCGCGGACTGCGGGCCGGCTACCACTGGCCCCAGCTCTCCCTCCACCGCGGCCGGCTCCAGCAAGTCCTCGCCGACGCGGTACGCCACCGGCTCGGCCCGTCCGCCCTCGTCACCGGCGTCCGGGTGACCGGCCTGGAGCAGCTGCCCGACGGCCGCCCGCGGGTGCGCCTCGCCCACCGCGAGGGCACCAGGGGCGGGCGGGCCTCGCTGGAACCGGACGTCCTGATCGGCGCCGACGGGATCCGCTCGGCGGTCCGCGCCGCCCTCAACCCCCGCGAGGGCGAGCCGCCCTGGAACGGGCAGCTGGTGTGGCGCGGCGTCTCCTGGCTGGACACGCGCCGCGCCGGAACGTTCATGTTCGTCGCCGGGGACGACCGGCAGAAGGCCGTCGTCTACCCGATGGCCGAACGGCCCTCCGGGGAGGTCCTCGTCAACTGGGCGCTCGCGATGCCCGCCGACAGCATCGCGCCGACCGTCCGCCGGGGCGACTGGAACCGGGCCGTCCCCGTGACCGACGTCCTTCCCCACTACGAGGGCTGGGAGTTCGACGGGGTCAGCGTCCCCGGCGTCCTGTCCGCCGCCGAGGCCGCCTACGAGTACCCGATGGTCGACCGTGAGCCCCTGCGCCGCTGGAGCCACGGCCGCACCACCCTCATCGGTGACGCCGCCCACGCCATGTACCCCATCGGCTCCAACGGCGCCACCCAGTCGATCATCGACGCGCGGGCCCTCGCCCACGCCCTGCACCACCACCCCGACCCGGCGGTCGCCCTCGCCGCCTACGAGGCCGCGCGGCGCCCCGCCATGACGGAACTTCAACGCGCCAACCGGAGGCTCGGCCCCGAGATCGTCATCAATCTGGCCCACCAGCGCGCCCCCGGCGGCTTCACCCGCGTCGACGACGTGATCTCGCCGCGGGAACGGCGCGAAATCGCCGCCCGGTACGCCACGACCGGCGCGTTCGACCCGGAAACGGTCAACGCGGGCTCCCCGTACGAGGTGTCCGTGCGCACGCCCTGA